One Onthophagus taurus isolate NC chromosome 11, IU_Otau_3.0, whole genome shotgun sequence genomic window carries:
- the LOC111424149 gene encoding abasic site processing protein HMCES has product MCGRLACSLDPEEIHNSCTITKNSKTIKPKWKNDSGYTYKPFYNGPPTTVVPVLTFQPELNQKDVEESLSLVPMKWGFTPSFEVNPQALAHTHNCRLENVLKSSLYRDSLNSKKRCVVVAEGFYEWQTASGPDQKQPYFIYQGVESKNVNSNKKHLMHMAGLWTIKNTDEGQKYSCTILTMESDDSLNWLHHRMPIILNTDQEILTWLDFKRFNNDEALKIVSEPFNKRSGSEFKLKSYTVNKKFVNKSTCNEKECMVKFDVKRPNTLDSWLKPAKKAKMESV; this is encoded by the exons ATGTGCGGTAGATTAGCTTg tTCTTTAGATCCGGAAGAAATACATAATTCATGCACCATAacaaaaaactcaaaaacaattaaaccTAAATGGAAAAACGACTCAGGTTATACCTACAAACCATTTTATAATGGCCCTCCAACAACAGTAGTTCCAGTTTTAACATTTCAACCAGAATTGAACCAAAAAGATGTTGAGGAAAGTTTGTCTTTGGTGCCAATGAAATGGGGATTTACACCATCATTt gAAGTTAATCCTCAAGCTTTAGCACACACTCATAATTGTCGTTtagaaaatgtattaaaatccTCTTTATACCGAGATAGTTTAAATTCAAAGAAAAGATGTGTCGTTGTCGCCGAAGGTTTTTATGAATGGCAAACAGCTTCAGGACCTGATCAAAAACAACCTTACTTTATTTATCAAGGagttgaatcaaaaaatgttaattccAACAAAAAGCATTTAATGCATATGGCTGGATTATGGACTATTAAAAACACAGATGAAGGTCAAAAATACTCTTGTACTATTTTAACAATGGAATCAGATGATTCTTTGAATTGGTTACATCATCGAATGCCGATTATTTTGAATACTGACCAAGAAATCTTAACTTGGttagattttaaaagattCAATAATGATGAGGCACTAAAAATCGTTTCTGaaccttttaataaaagaagtgGGAGTGAATTTAAGCTAAAAAGTTATACtgttaataagaaatttgttaataaatcgACTTGTAATGAAAAAGAATGTATGGTTAAGTTTGATGTAAA GAGACCTAACACTTTGGATTCTTGGTTAAAACCAGCTAAAAAAGCTAAAATGGAGTCGGTTTAA